A single region of the Selenomonas sp. oral taxon 920 genome encodes:
- a CDS encoding sugar phosphate nucleotidyltransferase, which translates to MHIVLLSGGSGKRLWPLSNDIRSKQFIPLFRQNDGSRHSMAQRVCEQVRHAIPDAKITIATSKAQVSALRSQLGDLVDISVEPCRRDTFPAIALVSAYLHDVKGVGCDEAVAVCPVDPYVEDGYFSSVHRLAQLAADGAASLMLMGIEPSYPSEKYGYIMPQDKEPVSRVLSFREKPDEAAAKRYIEQGALWNSGVFAYRLGYVLTRAHTLLGCADYKSLFSIYDRLEKISFDYAVVEREKNIGVLRYAGAWKDLGTWNTLTEIMEEASLGDVTMDERCRSTHVVNELDVPILVMGGQDLIVAASPEGILVADKAASSHMKPYVEQISQPVMFAEKSWGSFRIIDVEEGSLTIKVTLNAGHAMNYHSHARRREIWTVVSGSGTVLLDGKERAVGSGDIVDIPVGMKHKISAEEHMVVIEVQIGEDIVKEDKIKWSEEVVR; encoded by the coding sequence ATGCACATTGTCCTGCTTTCGGGCGGTTCGGGGAAACGGCTCTGGCCGCTGTCGAATGACATTCGTTCCAAGCAGTTCATTCCGCTTTTTCGACAGAATGACGGATCGCGGCATTCGATGGCACAACGTGTCTGCGAGCAGGTGCGCCATGCTATTCCGGATGCAAAGATCACGATCGCAACATCGAAGGCGCAGGTCTCGGCACTGCGCAGCCAGCTCGGTGATCTGGTCGATATCTCTGTCGAGCCGTGCCGCCGCGATACGTTTCCTGCGATTGCACTTGTCAGTGCCTACCTGCATGATGTGAAAGGCGTTGGGTGCGATGAAGCCGTCGCCGTCTGTCCGGTCGATCCCTATGTCGAGGACGGATATTTCTCCTCGGTTCACCGTTTGGCACAGCTTGCTGCAGACGGTGCGGCGAGTCTCATGCTTATGGGCATTGAACCTTCCTATCCGAGTGAGAAGTACGGCTACATCATGCCGCAGGACAAAGAGCCCGTGAGCCGCGTCCTCTCATTTCGCGAAAAACCCGATGAAGCTGCGGCAAAACGGTACATCGAGCAGGGGGCACTCTGGAACAGCGGCGTGTTTGCCTATCGTCTGGGCTATGTGCTAACGCGTGCGCATACGCTGCTTGGATGCGCGGACTATAAGTCACTGTTTTCGATCTATGACCGTCTTGAAAAGATCAGCTTTGACTATGCCGTTGTCGAGCGGGAGAAAAATATCGGCGTTCTGCGCTATGCAGGGGCATGGAAGGATCTCGGGACGTGGAACACGCTGACGGAGATCATGGAGGAAGCCTCGCTCGGAGATGTCACGATGGATGAACGATGCCGCAGTACCCACGTTGTCAACGAACTGGATGTCCCGATTCTGGTGATGGGCGGGCAGGATCTCATTGTTGCGGCAAGTCCCGAGGGCATCCTTGTGGCGGATAAAGCAGCGTCGAGCCATATGAAGCCCTATGTTGAGCAGATCAGTCAGCCCGTTATGTTTGCCGAAAAATCGTGGGGGAGCTTCCGCATTATCGACGTGGAGGAAGGCAGCTTGACGATCAAGGTGACGTTGAATGCAGGACACGCGATGAATTACCACAGCCACGCGCGTCGCCGTGAGATCTGGACTGTCGTGAGCGGCAGCGGGACGGTTCTGCTCGATGGGAAGGAACGTGCCGTGGGCTCAGGGGATATCGTTGATATTCCTGTGGGGATGAAGCACAAGATCAGCGCAGAGGAGCATATGGTTGTAATCGAAGTTCAGATCGGCGAGGATATTGTAAAAGAGGATAAAATCAAGTGGTCGGAAGAGGTAGTACGATGA
- a CDS encoding GDP-L-fucose synthase family protein: MMEKDAKIYVAGHRGMVGSAICRELERQGYTNIITRTHAQLDLCRQDAVETFFAEEKPSYVFLAAAKVGGIQANSEAPADFMYQNMMLEMNVIHAAWENGCKKLEFLGSSCIYPRLAPQPMKEDCLLTSALEETNEAYALAKIAGLKYCAYLNKQYTADYISVMPTNLYGPNDNYHPEHSHVLPALIRRFHEAKEAGAPSVTCWGDGSPLREFLYVDDLANLCVFLMNHYSGDETVNAGSGKEISIRKLAEMVARVVDYRGEILWDTTKPNGTPRKLLDVSKAAALGWQYTTELEDGIRLAYEDFLNNPVRAER; this comes from the coding sequence ATGATGGAAAAGGATGCAAAGATCTACGTGGCGGGGCATCGCGGCATGGTTGGCTCTGCCATCTGCCGAGAGCTTGAGCGGCAGGGATATACGAACATCATAACGCGCACGCACGCGCAGCTTGACCTTTGCCGGCAGGATGCTGTCGAGACTTTTTTTGCGGAGGAAAAGCCATCGTATGTTTTTCTGGCGGCGGCAAAGGTCGGCGGAATACAGGCAAATTCGGAAGCTCCCGCCGACTTTATGTATCAAAACATGATGCTCGAGATGAATGTCATCCATGCCGCTTGGGAGAATGGATGCAAGAAACTCGAATTCCTCGGATCTTCCTGCATCTATCCGCGTCTCGCCCCGCAGCCGATGAAGGAGGACTGCCTGCTGACATCGGCACTGGAGGAGACGAACGAGGCATATGCGCTTGCAAAGATCGCGGGGCTGAAATACTGTGCGTATCTGAACAAACAGTACACAGCGGACTATATCTCAGTCATGCCGACGAATCTCTACGGCCCGAACGACAACTACCATCCGGAGCACAGTCACGTTCTTCCCGCACTGATCCGACGGTTTCACGAGGCGAAAGAAGCGGGCGCGCCGTCCGTGACCTGTTGGGGCGACGGCTCACCGCTGCGCGAGTTCCTCTATGTCGACGATCTTGCAAACCTCTGTGTTTTCTTGATGAATCACTACAGCGGAGACGAGACGGTCAATGCGGGGAGCGGCAAGGAAATCTCGATCCGCAAACTCGCGGAGATGGTTGCACGTGTGGTGGACTATCGCGGAGAGATTCTGTGGGATACAACGAAGCCGAACGGAACGCCGCGCAAGCTACTCGATGTCTCCAAGGCGGCAGCGCTCGGTTGGCAGTACACAACAGAACTCGAGGACGGGATTCGACTTGCATACGAGGATTTTTTGAACAACCCAGTGCGTGCGGAACGGTAA
- a CDS encoding ABC transporter ATP-binding protein, with protein sequence MKLFLKIFSIFTPKELRYCAFLVVVMMVGAVLEAVGIGAILPLISLMGQPDFLAQHAEIADYAAKVGITTHTELIIGLSLFLILLYILKNLYLVWQLHLQINFAVLNQIQFSKEIMASYLAKPYLFHLNHNTAVLLRNVNSGGVIIFSNILVPVFQLLTEIITALTIWGMLVLADPFTAIVVAGVMGGLIYSLLRSFRRRIGETGQIQNVYAAAYVQAVNQGLGAVKETKVMRKEQFFLQEFIQNYEKYGLANGQFMFLNQLPRIIIETLIVCALLFLIIEKMTMGYTPMEIVPLLGVLALAAFRLMPSANRIVTLSNGIKFQLPLFEELYRELIAIKSRKYHQRKLKMADLPPSLPFANVIRVEHLGFYYPGTSEDVLTDVSFLIPKGSFVGIVGPSGAGKTTFVDILLGLFVPTRGRITVDGVDIRHQLRAWQANIAYVPQSIYLIDATIRENVALGESTDEIDDVRVHKALTMAELDLFVNAQPKGIETMVGERGVKLSGGQRQRIGIARALYQQPEVLILDEATSALDNETEKSITDTILKFKGQITIIAIAHRVSTLAECDFKVRFENGKAETL encoded by the coding sequence ATGAAATTGTTTCTGAAAATCTTTTCGATCTTCACGCCGAAGGAACTGCGCTACTGTGCCTTTTTGGTTGTTGTGATGATGGTCGGTGCTGTCCTTGAGGCGGTCGGCATCGGCGCGATCCTGCCCCTGATCTCACTTATGGGACAGCCGGATTTTCTTGCACAACATGCGGAGATTGCAGACTATGCGGCGAAGGTCGGCATTACAACGCATACAGAACTTATCATTGGGCTCTCGCTCTTCCTTATTCTTCTCTATATCCTGAAAAATCTCTATCTCGTTTGGCAGCTTCATTTGCAGATCAACTTTGCTGTCTTGAATCAGATTCAGTTTTCCAAGGAAATTATGGCAAGCTATCTTGCCAAACCCTATCTTTTCCATCTGAATCATAATACGGCAGTGCTTCTGCGAAATGTCAATAGCGGCGGTGTTATTATATTTTCTAACATCTTAGTTCCTGTTTTTCAGCTGTTGACGGAGATTATTACTGCGTTGACCATTTGGGGAATGCTTGTCCTTGCAGATCCCTTTACAGCGATTGTTGTAGCAGGTGTGATGGGGGGGCTGATCTATTCACTGCTTCGGTCATTTCGGCGCAGGATTGGTGAGACTGGGCAGATACAGAATGTATATGCTGCAGCGTACGTTCAGGCCGTGAATCAGGGACTGGGGGCGGTCAAGGAAACGAAGGTGATGCGCAAGGAACAGTTCTTCCTTCAGGAATTCATACAGAACTACGAAAAATATGGACTGGCAAATGGACAGTTCATGTTTTTGAATCAATTGCCCCGCATCATCATTGAGACGCTCATTGTATGTGCATTACTTTTCCTCATCATTGAGAAGATGACTATGGGGTATACGCCGATGGAGATCGTCCCTCTGCTCGGAGTTTTGGCACTTGCGGCTTTTCGTCTGATGCCGAGTGCGAACCGTATTGTGACCCTTTCAAACGGAATCAAGTTTCAGCTTCCGCTGTTTGAGGAGCTTTACCGCGAACTGATTGCGATTAAATCCCGCAAATATCATCAACGGAAACTCAAGATGGCAGATCTGCCGCCATCACTTCCCTTTGCCAATGTGATTCGTGTGGAGCATCTGGGGTTTTATTATCCAGGCACTTCAGAGGATGTGCTCACAGATGTCAGCTTTTTAATACCGAAGGGGAGCTTTGTTGGAATCGTGGGTCCTTCGGGGGCGGGAAAAACCACCTTTGTTGACATCCTTCTGGGGCTTTTCGTTCCGACACGCGGCAGGATCACCGTTGATGGCGTGGACATTCGCCATCAACTGCGTGCCTGGCAGGCGAATATCGCCTACGTTCCACAATCCATTTACCTGATCGATGCGACCATTCGTGAGAACGTGGCACTGGGGGAGTCCACCGATGAAATTGATGATGTTCGCGTTCACAAAGCCCTTACTATGGCAGAATTAGATTTGTTTGTGAACGCACAGCCCAAGGGCATCGAAACCATGGTCGGTGAACGCGGCGTGAAGCTCTCGGGCGGGCAGCGACAGCGCATAGGAATCGCGCGTGCTCTCTATCAGCAGCCCGAAGTTCTGATTCTTGATGAAGCAACCTCAGCTCTTGATAACGAAACGGAAAAGAGTATTACTGATACAATACTGAAGTTCAAAGGGCAGATTACCATCATTGCGATTGCGCATCGTGTCAGCACACTTGCAGAATGCGACTTCAAAGTGCGATTTGAGAATGGAAAAGCGGAAACACTATAA
- the pseB gene encoding UDP-N-acetylglucosamine 4,6-dehydratase (inverting), producing the protein MFNNRSILITGGTGSFGKKFIEIVLKRFTPKKIIVFSRDELKQFEMQQKFNQSCMRYFIGDVRDEPRLKQAMYQVDYVVHAAALKQVPAAEYNPMECIKTNINGAQNVINAAIAAGVKKVIALSTDKAANPINLYGATKLASDKLFTAANNLVGDRETRFAVVRYGNVVGSRGSVVPFFKKLIADGATELPVTDTRMTRFWLRLEDGVEFVLKNFERMHGGEIFIPKIPSMRITDLAKAIAPNMPINVIGIRPGEKLHEVMCPADLYYDTLEFSDHFVIRPSTPIFGVDYEKNMLGEEGRPVPDGFAYDSGSNLHFLTVEELREMNP; encoded by the coding sequence TTGTTTAACAATAGAAGTATTCTTATCACAGGTGGAACTGGATCGTTTGGAAAGAAGTTTATAGAAATCGTACTCAAGAGGTTCACACCAAAGAAGATCATTGTTTTTTCCCGCGATGAACTCAAACAGTTTGAGATGCAGCAAAAGTTCAATCAGTCTTGCATGCGTTATTTTATAGGAGATGTTCGTGATGAACCTCGCTTGAAACAGGCGATGTACCAGGTGGATTATGTTGTGCATGCCGCAGCACTTAAGCAGGTGCCTGCGGCGGAGTACAATCCGATGGAGTGCATCAAGACAAACATCAACGGTGCACAGAATGTTATCAATGCCGCAATCGCGGCAGGCGTCAAAAAGGTGATTGCCCTCTCCACGGACAAGGCGGCAAATCCGATCAATCTGTATGGTGCAACCAAGCTTGCCTCAGACAAGCTCTTTACGGCCGCAAACAATCTTGTTGGGGATCGTGAGACAAGGTTTGCGGTTGTTCGCTATGGGAATGTTGTTGGCTCGCGTGGCTCTGTCGTTCCGTTCTTTAAGAAGCTGATTGCAGACGGGGCGACGGAGCTTCCTGTGACAGATACTCGCATGACACGATTCTGGCTGCGACTGGAGGATGGCGTTGAATTCGTATTGAAGAACTTCGAACGTATGCATGGCGGGGAGATCTTTATTCCAAAGATTCCCTCTATGCGGATTACGGATTTGGCGAAAGCAATCGCTCCGAATATGCCGATCAATGTCATTGGCATCCGTCCAGGGGAAAAACTTCATGAGGTTATGTGTCCTGCCGACCTCTATTATGATACGCTTGAGTTTTCGGATCACTTCGTCATTCGCCCTTCGACGCCGATCTTTGGAGTCGATTATGAAAAAAATATGCTTGGCGAGGAAGGTAGGCCTGTTCCCGATGGCTTTGCCTATGACTCTGGTTCTAACCTACATTTTCTGACCGTTGAGGAACTGAGGGAGATGAACCCATGA
- the pseC gene encoding UDP-4-amino-4,6-dideoxy-N-acetyl-beta-L-altrosamine transaminase — translation MIYYGKQSISETDIKAVEEVLRSDFLTQGPAIEQFERTVADYCGAKYAVAVCNATAALHIACLSAGLDTGELLWTSPITFVASANCGRYCGADVDFVDIDEKTYNMSAAALEEKLRRARRENKLPKVVIPIHLAGQSCDMVRIKELSDEYGFTIIEDASHAVGADYLDTKVGSCAFSDMTVFSFHPVKIVTTGEGGMVLTNNHELYEKLLLYRSHGITRNPAKMTHVSDGAWYYQQIVLGCNYRMTDIQAALGTSQMKRLDAFVARRRELAARYDALLQELPLVTPHVMEGANPSWHIYVVRVAFGQISKTKQQLFEAMKEQGIMLNLHYIPVHRQPYYEKLGFRQGDFPQSEKYYDEAFTLPLYYDLTNDQQDRIVESLRKIL, via the coding sequence ATGATTTACTACGGGAAACAGAGCATCAGTGAGACTGACATCAAGGCAGTTGAGGAGGTTCTGCGCTCCGATTTCTTGACGCAGGGACCTGCAATCGAACAATTTGAGCGTACTGTTGCGGATTACTGCGGGGCGAAATATGCGGTAGCAGTCTGCAATGCGACGGCGGCACTCCATATCGCATGTCTTTCCGCAGGGCTTGACACGGGCGAGTTGCTCTGGACGAGCCCGATCACATTTGTCGCCTCGGCAAACTGCGGACGATACTGTGGGGCGGATGTTGATTTTGTTGATATTGATGAAAAGACGTATAATATGAGTGCGGCTGCACTTGAGGAAAAGCTGCGACGTGCACGGCGAGAAAATAAACTGCCGAAAGTCGTTATTCCGATACACCTCGCGGGACAGTCCTGCGATATGGTGCGCATCAAAGAACTGTCAGATGAATACGGTTTTACCATCATCGAGGATGCATCTCATGCGGTAGGTGCAGACTACTTGGACACCAAGGTTGGAAGCTGTGCTTTTTCCGATATGACAGTCTTTAGCTTTCATCCCGTCAAGATTGTTACAACGGGGGAAGGCGGCATGGTGCTGACCAACAACCATGAACTTTACGAAAAGCTCCTGCTTTACCGCAGCCATGGAATAACACGCAATCCTGCCAAGATGACGCATGTCTCTGATGGCGCGTGGTATTATCAGCAGATTGTGCTCGGCTGCAACTATCGCATGACAGATATTCAGGCGGCGCTTGGCACCAGTCAGATGAAGCGCCTGGATGCTTTTGTTGCACGGAGGCGTGAACTTGCGGCACGTTATGATGCCTTGCTTCAGGAACTCCCACTTGTAACGCCGCATGTGATGGAAGGGGCGAACCCTTCTTGGCATATATATGTGGTACGCGTAGCGTTTGGGCAGATCAGCAAGACGAAGCAACAGCTTTTTGAGGCAATGAAGGAGCAGGGAATCATGCTCAATCTCCACTATATTCCGGTGCACCGTCAGCCATATTATGAAAAGCTCGGCTTTCGACAAGGAGATTTCCCGCAGAGCGAGAAGTATTATGACGAGGCATTCACACTTCCGCTCTACTATGATTTGACGAATGACCAGCAAGATCGCATTGTCGAATCGTTGCGAAAGATTTTATGA
- a CDS encoding aldo/keto reductase, with product MQDLKAKLCLGTVQFGMQYGINNSLKRQPTDEEVCTVLDIALAQGIHMFDTASAYGTAETILGRYGLVKKAHIVSKLSPGAADCKEEVLAELRCSLQRLGAEKLFCYMLHRAEDLDRSGIMDGMCTAKERGLTEKIGISVYGPQEAMQAAQDDRIDAIQIPYNVLDQRLDVCCFFELAKKNSKIIFARSAFLQGLLLMNPRAAEARVKGSGRLIECFQKKAQESDCSPVEAAMLYALSHPHIDYVVFGVDTPDQLIENIKISKKGAASMRCYQHLQGAFLDTPLEIIQPNLW from the coding sequence GTGCAGGATTTGAAAGCTAAACTCTGTCTCGGGACGGTGCAGTTTGGCATGCAGTACGGCATCAATAATTCGCTTAAGCGCCAACCGACAGATGAGGAAGTCTGTACTGTTCTGGACATAGCTCTTGCTCAGGGAATTCATATGTTTGATACGGCAAGCGCTTATGGGACGGCAGAAACTATTTTAGGCCGCTATGGGCTTGTGAAGAAGGCTCATATTGTATCGAAGCTGTCTCCCGGTGCTGCAGATTGTAAAGAAGAGGTGCTTGCCGAACTTCGTTGCTCTCTTCAGCGTTTAGGGGCAGAAAAACTCTTTTGTTACATGCTTCATCGTGCAGAAGATTTAGACAGAAGCGGCATTATGGATGGAATGTGTACTGCGAAAGAACGTGGTCTTACAGAAAAGATCGGGATCAGCGTTTATGGGCCGCAAGAGGCCATGCAGGCAGCACAGGATGATCGCATTGATGCAATACAAATTCCGTATAATGTGCTCGATCAACGCCTTGATGTGTGCTGTTTTTTTGAATTGGCAAAGAAAAACAGCAAAATAATCTTTGCAAGGAGTGCCTTTTTACAGGGGCTTCTCCTTATGAATCCAAGAGCTGCAGAGGCAAGGGTCAAGGGCAGTGGCCGATTGATAGAATGCTTTCAAAAGAAGGCTCAAGAGAGTGATTGTTCACCTGTTGAGGCAGCAATGCTTTATGCGCTTTCGCATCCTCATATTGACTATGTTGTATTTGGTGTTGATACACCTGACCAGCTGATAGAGAATATTAAAATATCGAAGAAAGGGGCCGCGTCGATGCGGTGCTATCAGCATCTGCAAGGCGCTTTTTTAGATACACCATTGGAAATTATTCAACCAAATCTTTGGTAG
- a CDS encoding class I SAM-dependent methyltransferase: MTQNMIFKNGEGDQWYKRNKSKLVPKEDYVCRMIENIGVRPQRIVELGCSNGCRLEHLRQKYNAVCYGYDISHEAIEAGSKAFSHVHLAQKALHEVPSDETFDLVICNFVLHWVDRNHLAQSMVTIDALVRGGGTLVLGDFCPDYQQKRKYHHLPNEEVYTYKQDYAAFFKAIGLYREVAVFTFNHDKLIYGYAPSEERGMCTALRKMEDNEYYVLV, from the coding sequence ATGACACAGAATATGATTTTTAAAAATGGAGAAGGAGATCAGTGGTACAAACGTAATAAATCAAAGTTGGTTCCAAAAGAAGATTATGTTTGCCGCATGATTGAAAATATTGGTGTGCGGCCGCAGCGGATTGTGGAGCTTGGATGCAGCAACGGCTGCCGGTTGGAACACTTGCGGCAGAAGTATAACGCTGTGTGCTATGGATATGATATTTCGCATGAAGCGATTGAGGCAGGGAGCAAAGCATTTTCCCATGTTCATTTGGCGCAGAAGGCGCTGCATGAGGTTCCCTCTGATGAAACGTTTGATCTTGTAATCTGCAACTTTGTATTGCATTGGGTTGATCGAAATCATCTGGCGCAATCGATGGTCACTATTGATGCGCTTGTCCGAGGAGGGGGGACGTTAGTGCTTGGCGATTTTTGCCCCGACTATCAGCAAAAAAGAAAATATCATCACTTGCCAAATGAGGAAGTTTATACCTATAAACAAGATTATGCGGCATTTTTCAAGGCGATAGGCTTATATCGGGAAGTTGCAGTATTTACATTTAATCATGATAAACTAATATATGGATATGCACCATCTGAAGAGCGGGGGATGTGTACAGCCCTTCGTAAGATGGAGGACAACGAATACTATGTATTGGTGTAA
- a CDS encoding cytidylyltransferase domain-containing protein, translating to MVLAILQARTSSRRLPRKVLQPLLGRAMILRQMERLNRSKEITKIVLATSVDESDDMLAATVKTAGYALYRGSLDDVLRRYYACAAEYAADHIVRVTGDCPLIDWRVVDDVIVRHLAEQNDYTHTTERFPDGLDTEVMTFAALTRAHQDAKMPSEREHVTLYFRNHQELFRIGSVDAAADYGDLRWTVDEPRDFAFVEAVYTELFPRNNDFAMQDILALLDEKPELREINQGILRNEGLQKSIAEDALLL from the coding sequence TTGGTTTTAGCAATTCTGCAGGCAAGGACTTCCTCCAGGCGTCTGCCAAGAAAGGTGCTGCAGCCTCTCTTGGGGCGTGCGATGATTCTTAGACAAATGGAACGGCTCAATCGAAGCAAGGAAATTACTAAGATCGTTCTTGCAACTAGTGTAGATGAAAGTGATGATATGCTTGCCGCGACAGTCAAGACAGCTGGGTACGCGCTCTATCGCGGCAGCCTCGATGATGTTCTTAGGCGTTACTATGCCTGTGCAGCAGAATATGCTGCAGATCATATTGTGCGTGTAACGGGAGACTGCCCACTCATTGACTGGCGTGTTGTTGATGATGTGATTGTGCGGCATCTTGCCGAGCAGAATGACTATACGCATACAACGGAACGATTCCCAGATGGACTTGATACTGAGGTCATGACATTTGCTGCCCTCACACGGGCGCATCAGGATGCAAAAATGCCCTCCGAGCGGGAACATGTCACTCTCTACTTCCGCAATCATCAGGAGCTATTTCGCATTGGCAGTGTGGACGCAGCGGCGGACTATGGTGACCTGCGTTGGACGGTGGATGAGCCACGTGATTTTGCTTTTGTTGAGGCTGTGTATACCGAACTCTTTCCACGCAACAATGACTTTGCTATGCAGGACATCCTTGCATTGCTCGATGAGAAGCCGGAGCTGCGGGAGATCAATCAGGGAATTTTACGCAATGAGGGGTTGCAGAAATCCATAGCAGAGGATGCACTGCTGTTATAG
- a CDS encoding aspartate aminotransferase family protein → MKINQRSLKKSDELWQRAQDTILSGCQLYSKGPETHIKGVSPIYIDHGKDGHVWDPDGNEYIDYDMGLGPILLGYQYKAVDDAVLAQLRRGMGYSLVAPEEVEYAELCIKHIPSAGKVRFLKTGSSATEAAVRIARCYTGRKHIVRGEYHGWHEWTTAAESVRQGGILPEVRQFVHKFDYNDLAKVEEYFETYPGEIAAVITEAVEVEPPKEGFLEQLKDLCHRNGALLIFDEVVNGFRFSIGGAQEYFGVTPDISTFGKATANGMPLSIVAGRKDIMEEVDKKIFISTTFGGDCLSLAAGIAVMKELESGDVIKAIWAKGKYLQDNFRRLAKDIDVPIDLSGYPCRLNLEYTDYDGKKDWLYNSIFMQESVKRGVLLGWHIFPCYTHTQEDLDFTLNVFEDAMKVYREALRSGHPETYMEGQPLKIVLG, encoded by the coding sequence GTGAAGATCAATCAGAGAAGCTTGAAAAAATCCGATGAGTTGTGGCAAAGGGCGCAAGATACGATTCTTTCCGGATGTCAGTTATACAGTAAAGGCCCGGAGACGCATATCAAGGGTGTGTCTCCTATTTATATTGATCATGGCAAAGATGGGCACGTCTGGGATCCGGACGGTAATGAGTACATCGACTACGATATGGGGCTTGGGCCAATCCTGCTTGGCTATCAGTACAAGGCGGTGGATGATGCTGTACTCGCACAGCTGCGCCGCGGCATGGGATACTCCCTCGTTGCGCCCGAGGAAGTGGAGTACGCAGAACTTTGCATAAAGCATATCCCAAGCGCGGGTAAAGTCCGCTTCCTCAAAACCGGTTCTTCTGCGACGGAGGCGGCTGTCCGCATCGCACGTTGCTATACGGGGCGCAAGCATATCGTGCGCGGGGAGTATCACGGTTGGCATGAATGGACAACGGCGGCGGAGAGCGTTCGTCAGGGCGGTATTCTGCCTGAGGTGCGGCAGTTCGTGCATAAGTTTGACTACAACGATCTGGCAAAGGTCGAGGAATATTTTGAAACCTACCCTGGGGAAATCGCTGCTGTCATTACCGAGGCAGTCGAGGTTGAGCCGCCGAAAGAGGGCTTCCTTGAACAACTGAAGGATCTCTGTCATCGGAACGGAGCGTTGCTGATTTTTGATGAGGTTGTCAACGGATTCCGCTTCTCAATCGGTGGTGCGCAGGAATACTTTGGTGTGACACCTGATATTTCGACGTTCGGCAAGGCGACGGCGAACGGAATGCCGCTCTCCATTGTCGCGGGACGCAAGGACATCATGGAGGAAGTAGATAAGAAAATCTTTATCTCTACTACCTTTGGCGGTGACTGTCTGTCCCTTGCTGCCGGTATTGCTGTGATGAAGGAACTCGAGTCTGGTGATGTTATAAAGGCAATCTGGGCGAAGGGGAAATACCTTCAAGATAATTTCCGTCGGCTTGCCAAGGATATTGATGTGCCGATTGACCTCAGCGGTTACCCCTGCCGTCTGAATCTTGAGTACACGGACTATGACGGGAAAAAGGACTGGCTATACAATTCTATATTTATGCAGGAGAGTGTCAAGCGCGGCGTCCTTCTCGGCTGGCACATCTTCCCCTGCTACACGCATACACAGGAGGATCTCGACTTCACGCTTAATGTATTCGAGGATGCGATGAAGGTCTATCGTGAGGCGCTCAGGAGCGGACATCCCGAAACCTATATGGAGGGACAGCCGTTGAAGATCGTTCTTGGATAA